One window of Aquipuribacter sp. SD81 genomic DNA carries:
- a CDS encoding type II secretion system F family protein — protein sequence MTRRSALNAGLVLATAALLAAPAAASPVDAADARISNVGYTDTGLELTYSAPGLPSGTGLDPETMTAEFVPEVGGAAFSLDVDAVAAEGAAIQQRVVLVLDTSGSLSDDDVVALREAANSLVDQLPEQAEVGLVTFGQPAVTVLDPTTDRAALRAELDELDDVGNTALFDAVILGTEMLRGEGSESIVLMTDGQDEGDGPGTIGSEATLDEAAASVAASGTRLTAVAFGDAATEPLEQLVAASGGSGVVPADDGPALVQALQDIGEDLATELAVAVSVPESIRTTSGVLTLSATAGDVDTTATWEGRLGPDAPAPTPTPTATPEPEPSPEPSEAVVVAPPSASQLGFLGPVALYIALGALFLALLIVALVLVGLAASRNSPAAVRERSLQVYSVHGSQPALVEQERSSTRLGDNAVARTAVEYAGRVVDKRQSGDRLGRRLDAAGIPLRPAEWVVIHTVSTIGGGLLLLLLSRGNILGLVLGLVIGYLVPRFLVSFRRDRRERAFLNVLPDTLGLMASGLRAGYSMPQAMDSVAREGQEPVKSEFNRALVEARLGVPAEEALEGIAHRMDSQDFRWVVMAIRIQREVGGNLAELLDTVSGTLRERARLKRQVLALSAEGRLSAWILGGLPVLFAAYLVLVQGDYVSTLWTEPLGIALSLVAIVLFVIGLFGLRWATKVDV from the coding sequence ATGACGAGGCGTAGCGCCCTCAACGCAGGGCTCGTGCTGGCGACCGCCGCGCTGCTGGCGGCGCCAGCCGCCGCCTCGCCCGTCGACGCGGCCGACGCCCGCATCTCGAACGTCGGCTACACGGATACGGGCCTCGAGCTGACGTACTCGGCCCCGGGGCTGCCCAGCGGGACCGGCCTCGACCCCGAGACCATGACCGCCGAGTTCGTGCCCGAGGTGGGAGGCGCGGCGTTCTCGCTCGACGTCGACGCCGTCGCAGCAGAGGGCGCGGCCATCCAACAGCGAGTCGTCCTCGTGCTCGACACGTCGGGATCATTGTCCGACGACGACGTCGTCGCCCTCCGCGAGGCCGCCAACAGCCTCGTCGACCAGCTGCCCGAGCAGGCGGAGGTCGGACTCGTCACCTTCGGTCAGCCCGCAGTCACCGTCCTCGATCCGACCACCGACCGGGCCGCGCTCCGTGCTGAGCTCGACGAGCTGGACGACGTCGGTAACACCGCCTTGTTCGACGCCGTCATCCTCGGCACCGAGATGCTGCGCGGCGAGGGCAGCGAGTCGATCGTGCTCATGACCGACGGCCAGGACGAGGGCGACGGTCCCGGGACCATCGGCAGCGAGGCGACGCTGGACGAAGCCGCCGCGTCGGTGGCCGCGTCCGGTACCCGGCTCACGGCCGTCGCATTCGGCGATGCGGCGACCGAGCCGCTCGAGCAGCTGGTGGCCGCGAGCGGTGGCAGCGGCGTGGTTCCCGCCGACGACGGTCCGGCCCTCGTGCAGGCGCTGCAGGACATCGGCGAGGACCTCGCCACCGAGCTCGCCGTCGCGGTATCCGTGCCGGAGTCGATCCGCACGACCTCGGGCGTACTCACCCTGTCCGCCACCGCGGGGGACGTCGACACCACCGCCACGTGGGAGGGCCGGCTCGGCCCGGACGCCCCGGCCCCGACGCCGACACCCACCGCGACTCCCGAGCCCGAGCCCAGCCCGGAGCCGTCCGAGGCGGTTGTCGTCGCGCCGCCGTCGGCCTCGCAGCTGGGCTTCCTCGGGCCGGTGGCGCTGTACATCGCTCTCGGCGCCCTCTTCCTCGCGCTCCTCATCGTGGCCCTCGTGCTCGTCGGTCTGGCCGCGAGCCGCAACAGCCCCGCCGCCGTTCGCGAACGCAGCCTCCAGGTCTACTCCGTGCACGGCAGCCAGCCGGCCCTGGTCGAGCAGGAGCGCTCGAGCACGCGGCTCGGAGACAACGCGGTGGCTCGCACCGCGGTCGAGTACGCCGGGCGCGTCGTCGACAAGCGGCAGAGCGGGGACCGACTCGGCCGAAGGCTCGACGCGGCCGGCATCCCGCTGCGTCCCGCCGAGTGGGTGGTCATCCACACCGTCAGCACGATCGGCGGCGGTCTCCTGCTGCTTCTCTTGTCGCGCGGCAACATCCTCGGCCTGGTCCTGGGCCTGGTCATCGGCTACCTGGTGCCGCGCTTCCTCGTGTCGTTCCGCCGTGACCGACGTGAGCGGGCCTTCCTCAACGTGCTGCCGGACACCCTCGGGCTGATGGCGTCCGGGCTGCGCGCCGGGTACTCCATGCCTCAGGCCATGGACTCCGTCGCCCGGGAGGGCCAGGAGCCGGTCAAGAGCGAGTTCAACCGCGCCCTGGTGGAAGCACGCCTCGGGGTGCCGGCCGAGGAGGCACTCGAAGGCATCGCCCACCGCATGGACAGCCAGGACTTCCGCTGGGTCGTCATGGCGATCCGCATCCAGCGCGAGGTCGGCGGCAACCTCGCCGAGCTGCTCGACACGGTGAGCGGCACCCTGCGCGAGCGCGCCCGCCTCAAGCGACAGGTGCTGGCGCTGTCGGCCGAGGGGCGGCTGTCGGCGTGGATCCTCGGAGGGCTTCCCGTCCTCTTCGCCGCCTACCTCGTCCTCGTCCAGGGCGACTACGTCAGCACCCTGTGGACCGAGCCGTTGGGCATCGCCCTGTCCCTGGTGGCCATCGTGCTGTTCGTCATCGGCCTGTTCGGCCTGCGTTGGGCGACGAAGGTGGACGTGTGA
- a CDS encoding CpaF family protein, whose translation MSLADRLAAARAQQAPASDAPKGPRNRTRRAQHKDPFADLKRDVHQALLDTLGPQLYDARLSASELEQKVRFTLQDVLAGGEVPLTSADRTRITQEIADDILGYGPLEPLLRDPEVTEIMANGPDLVYVERGGRLYEVDAHFNDETHLRRTIDKIVGRVGRRVDEATPMVDARLPDGSRVNAIIPPLAVDGSVLTIRKFAADPLTVDDLVAFGSLSRTVAEFLRACVAGRLNVIVSGGTGAGKTTTLNVLSAFIPETERIITVEDAAELQLHQQHVLRLESRPPNIEGRGEVKIRDLVKNALRMRPDRIVVGEVRDEAALDMLQAMNTGHDGSISTVHSNGPRDAVARLETMVLMAGVELPVRAIREQVSSAVDLIVHQTRFRDGGRRITHVTEVVGMEGDIVTLQDIFLFDSRAGIDEHGHPVGQLRSTGLRPKFLDKLAAQGIHVDPTAFAFERFAR comes from the coding sequence ATGAGTCTCGCTGACCGCCTCGCGGCGGCCCGGGCGCAGCAGGCGCCCGCATCGGACGCCCCGAAGGGCCCTCGCAACCGGACCCGCCGGGCCCAGCACAAGGACCCCTTCGCCGACCTCAAGCGCGACGTGCACCAGGCGCTGCTCGACACGCTCGGGCCGCAGCTGTACGACGCCCGGCTGTCGGCGTCGGAGCTCGAGCAGAAGGTCCGCTTCACCCTGCAGGACGTGCTCGCCGGCGGTGAGGTACCCCTGACATCGGCGGACCGGACCCGCATCACGCAGGAGATCGCCGACGACATCCTCGGCTACGGCCCGCTCGAGCCGCTGCTCCGCGACCCCGAGGTTACGGAGATCATGGCCAACGGTCCCGACCTCGTGTACGTGGAGCGAGGAGGCCGGCTGTACGAGGTCGACGCCCACTTCAACGACGAGACGCACCTGCGCCGGACCATCGACAAGATCGTCGGCCGGGTCGGCCGTCGCGTCGACGAGGCCACTCCCATGGTCGACGCCCGCCTTCCCGACGGCAGCCGCGTCAACGCGATCATCCCCCCGCTCGCGGTCGACGGGTCGGTCCTCACGATCCGCAAGTTCGCCGCCGACCCCCTCACGGTCGACGACCTCGTCGCCTTCGGGAGCCTGTCCCGCACGGTGGCGGAGTTCCTGCGGGCGTGCGTCGCGGGCCGGCTCAACGTCATCGTGTCCGGCGGCACGGGCGCCGGGAAGACGACGACCCTCAACGTGCTGAGCGCCTTCATCCCCGAGACGGAGCGCATCATCACGGTCGAGGACGCCGCCGAGCTGCAGCTGCACCAGCAGCACGTGCTCCGCCTGGAGTCGCGACCGCCGAACATCGAGGGCCGCGGCGAGGTCAAGATCCGCGACCTCGTCAAGAACGCGCTGCGGATGCGCCCGGACCGCATCGTCGTCGGCGAGGTCCGCGACGAGGCCGCGCTCGACATGCTCCAGGCCATGAACACGGGCCACGACGGCTCGATCTCGACCGTGCACAGCAACGGCCCGCGCGACGCCGTCGCCCGCCTCGAGACCATGGTGCTCATGGCCGGGGTCGAGCTCCCGGTGCGGGCCATCCGCGAGCAGGTGTCGAGCGCGGTCGACCTCATCGTCCATCAGACCCGCTTCCGCGACGGCGGCCGCCGGATCACCCACGTCACCGAGGTCGTCGGCATGGAAGGGGACATCGTCACGCTGCAGGACATCTTCCTCTTCGACAGCCGCGCAGGAATCGACGAGCACGGCCACCCGGTCGGGCAGCTGCGCTCCACCGGGCTGCGGCCGAAGTTCCTCGACAAGCTCGCAGCGCAGGGCATCCACGTCGACCCGACCGCCTTCGCCTTCGAGCGGTTCGCGCGATGA
- a CDS encoding sensor histidine kinase: MGGRRLALDGELVPLLLRGLLLTVATVLVAGTGQAQAALLPGIALVIVIAFAAIPLPNPSARLLQAFAEAVVLGLVIGSIVDIGPLYVPLLLLPVFTIGQRGGLAVGAAGGGAAGLAWLLGILSSQADTSTVSRLSQTLLWTILLVVVGLLGGWVRRLTDENRTYSDTAYEQAFRLLAELQKISRELSLGLDPPTLARALLDEVAAVQPDGHRAVSLVTDEGRLAPLAGHVSDDPAEDAASVAAWRSRTEHHDERAAAHAFPVTMGERVVAVLSLRRSALSTTQVRDVRRMVAENGPRLAAALLFDDVRRLATVDERLRLAREIHDGIAQELASVGYLLDDVANRVPDDNAEDLRALRAHVRRVVSDLRLSIFDLRSGVDDSIGLGTALSEHVQRVGQQSDLVVHTVLDEFGERLPPGVEVELLRIAQEAVTNVRKHAQASNLWVDCTVEAPRAWVRIADDGIGLQPPGPQSMGLKGMRERARRIGGELTVREREQGGGTVVEVTVGDWDDETRAV; the protein is encoded by the coding sequence GTGGGCGGGCGGCGACTGGCGCTGGACGGCGAGCTCGTGCCGCTGCTCCTGCGCGGCCTCCTGCTGACGGTCGCCACGGTCCTGGTGGCCGGGACGGGCCAGGCGCAGGCTGCCCTGCTGCCGGGCATCGCCCTCGTCATCGTGATCGCCTTCGCGGCCATCCCCTTGCCGAACCCCTCCGCCCGGCTGCTCCAGGCCTTCGCCGAGGCCGTCGTTCTCGGGCTCGTCATCGGCAGCATCGTGGACATCGGCCCGCTGTACGTCCCCCTCCTGCTGCTACCCGTGTTCACGATCGGGCAGCGGGGAGGCCTCGCAGTCGGTGCGGCGGGCGGCGGCGCCGCCGGCCTCGCGTGGCTGCTCGGCATCCTGTCGAGCCAGGCGGACACCTCCACCGTCTCGCGCCTGTCGCAGACGCTGCTGTGGACCATCCTGCTCGTCGTCGTGGGGCTGCTGGGCGGGTGGGTGCGGCGGCTGACCGACGAGAACCGCACCTACAGCGACACCGCGTACGAGCAGGCCTTCCGCCTCCTCGCGGAGCTGCAGAAGATCTCCCGCGAGCTCAGCCTCGGCCTCGACCCGCCGACCCTGGCCCGGGCGCTGCTCGACGAGGTCGCGGCCGTGCAGCCCGACGGCCACCGGGCCGTGTCGCTCGTGACGGACGAGGGACGGCTCGCCCCGTTGGCCGGCCACGTGTCCGACGACCCGGCGGAGGACGCCGCCAGCGTCGCCGCGTGGCGGTCGCGCACGGAGCACCACGACGAGCGAGCCGCCGCGCACGCCTTCCCGGTCACCATGGGCGAGCGCGTGGTAGCGGTCCTGTCTCTGCGACGTTCGGCGCTCTCGACGACGCAGGTACGCGACGTCCGGAGGATGGTGGCCGAGAACGGACCCCGTCTCGCCGCCGCGCTCCTGTTCGACGACGTCCGGCGCCTCGCGACCGTCGACGAGCGCTTGCGGCTGGCCCGGGAGATCCACGACGGCATCGCCCAGGAGCTCGCGAGCGTCGGCTACCTGCTCGACGACGTCGCCAACCGCGTGCCGGACGACAACGCCGAGGATCTGCGGGCGCTGCGGGCGCACGTCCGCCGGGTGGTCAGCGACCTCCGGCTCAGCATCTTCGACCTGCGCTCCGGGGTCGACGACTCGATCGGCCTCGGCACCGCGCTCAGCGAGCACGTGCAGCGCGTCGGCCAGCAGAGCGACCTCGTCGTGCACACGGTCCTCGACGAGTTCGGCGAGCGGCTCCCGCCCGGCGTGGAGGTCGAGCTGCTCCGCATCGCGCAGGAGGCGGTCACCAACGTGCGCAAGCACGCCCAGGCGAGCAACCTCTGGGTCGACTGCACGGTCGAGGCGCCCCGGGCGTGGGTCAGGATCGCCGACGACGGCATCGGCCTGCAGCCCCCAGGACCGCAGTCGATGGGACTCAAGGGGATGCGCGAGCGGGCACGTCGGATCGGGGGGGAGCTGACGGTGCGTGAGCGGGAGCAGGGCGGCGGCACCGTGGTCGAGGTGACGGTCGGCGACTGGGACGACGAGACGAGGGCGGTCTGA
- a CDS encoding AAA family ATPase — protein sequence MTILVAVPSTAAEAAGEHARPVADLEGMQLLLDRDKVPVTVVLGPDVDLERALPLTSDLRLHRPEVGFVLLRDAVDSTVLRDALRAGIREVVETYDPVALADAVKRSDELNAALAERSHVGDDDASSLGRVVTVFSAKGGCGKTTISTNLAAALADGGRRNVVIVDLDLAFGDVAIALQLFPSRTIADAVPMGEADIDFDGVQSLLTPHSPGLTSLVAPVEPGAADTIPASLVGRILELLREHFDYVIVDTPPAFDDQVLAAFDASDAIVLLATLDIPALKNLKLTLETLDLLNYPRERWRIVLNRADSKVGLATSEVEKTLRTAITAQVPSSRDVPATVNRGVPIVLDDAKHPVSVAIKSFADRDIVGTLTPAAKQEKVPAPLRNDRRGFLRRRAKA from the coding sequence ATGACCATTCTCGTCGCCGTCCCGTCGACCGCCGCCGAAGCCGCGGGCGAGCATGCCCGCCCCGTCGCCGACCTCGAGGGCATGCAGCTGCTCCTTGACCGCGACAAGGTGCCCGTCACCGTCGTCCTCGGGCCGGACGTCGACCTCGAGCGGGCGCTGCCCCTCACGTCCGACCTGCGGCTGCACCGCCCCGAGGTCGGCTTCGTCCTGCTGCGCGACGCGGTCGACTCGACCGTCCTGCGCGACGCCCTGCGCGCCGGCATCCGCGAGGTCGTCGAGACGTACGACCCTGTCGCGTTGGCCGACGCGGTGAAGCGCAGCGACGAGCTCAACGCCGCCCTGGCGGAGCGCTCTCACGTCGGCGACGACGACGCGTCGTCGCTCGGACGGGTCGTCACGGTCTTCTCGGCGAAGGGCGGCTGCGGCAAGACGACGATCAGCACGAACCTCGCGGCCGCGCTCGCCGACGGCGGCCGGCGCAACGTGGTGATCGTGGACCTCGACCTCGCCTTCGGCGACGTCGCGATCGCGCTGCAGCTGTTCCCGTCCCGCACCATCGCCGACGCGGTCCCGATGGGCGAGGCCGATATCGACTTCGACGGTGTGCAGTCGCTGCTGACGCCGCACTCCCCCGGTCTCACGAGCCTCGTCGCGCCGGTGGAGCCGGGCGCCGCCGACACCATCCCCGCCTCGCTGGTGGGGCGGATCCTCGAGCTGCTCCGCGAGCACTTCGACTACGTGATCGTCGACACGCCACCGGCCTTCGACGACCAGGTGCTCGCCGCCTTCGACGCCTCGGACGCGATCGTGCTGCTCGCCACCCTCGACATCCCGGCGCTGAAGAACCTCAAGCTGACGCTGGAGACCCTTGACCTCCTCAACTACCCGCGGGAGCGGTGGCGGATCGTGCTCAACCGGGCCGACTCCAAGGTGGGTCTCGCCACGAGTGAGGTCGAGAAGACGCTGCGCACCGCGATCACGGCGCAGGTGCCGAGCAGCCGCGACGTGCCCGCCACGGTGAACCGGGGTGTGCCGATCGTGCTCGACGACGCGAAGCACCCGGTGTCGGTCGCCATCAAGTCCTTCGCCGACCGCGACATCGTCGGCACGCTCACGCCGGCCGCCAAGCAGGAGAAGGTGCCCGCGCCGCTCCGCAACGACCGCCGCGGCTTCCTGCGCCGCCGGGCCAAGGCCTGA
- a CDS encoding TadE family protein translates to MSTFGASCRSGTGEGAVLRKSRRRRDDGAAAVEFALVGGLILIPLVMGILAFGLYFWSTTQVNHALREGARAGATGMSCNDWNALMRQRLAGVNWTRAEMEPRVARLAADPFTITVTWSQPIVPVPGGVGPSANPTLQASTRVERMPDDTSACMVTR, encoded by the coding sequence GTGTCGACGTTCGGGGCGTCGTGTCGGTCGGGAACGGGAGAGGGTGCCGTGCTGCGCAAGAGTCGACGCCGTCGTGACGACGGGGCCGCGGCGGTCGAGTTCGCGCTCGTCGGCGGCTTGATCCTCATCCCGCTCGTCATGGGCATCCTCGCCTTCGGGCTGTACTTCTGGTCCACGACCCAGGTCAACCACGCCCTCCGCGAGGGAGCACGCGCCGGGGCGACGGGGATGTCCTGCAACGACTGGAACGCCCTGATGAGGCAGCGACTGGCTGGCGTGAACTGGACGCGCGCAGAGATGGAGCCGAGAGTAGCGCGCCTGGCGGCGGACCCCTTCACAATCACGGTCACTTGGTCCCAGCCGATTGTGCCTGTCCCGGGAGGGGTAGGGCCGTCGGCGAATCCCACCCTGCAAGCAAGTACGCGCGTAGAACGAATGCCCGATGACACGAGCGCCTGCATGGTGACGCGATGA
- a CDS encoding type II secretion system F family protein, with the protein MIESIQNITGALFGSPLLVVGVGAIFLAVLLGVGSLLLAPTANQAAVSRSLAAVEALQSAPRSMRQQELEQPLRVRALDPAFGTLTRLGRRLTPDGQVARIRKRLDLAGNPTGWDVDRVVSLKVLLSFVLGAFTALVCLLASTSPFRAIVGVGLALAIGWFAPSLIVYQMAAKRSERIQKSLPDALDLLTISVESGLAFDAALAQVSRNTDGPLAAEFFRVLQEMQIGTGRMAAMRAMADRTDVADLKSFVAAMVQADSYGVPIASALRTQADEMRVKRSQRAEEAAQKVPVKILFPLIFGIMPTLFVVIIGPGVIQTFLSFSNL; encoded by the coding sequence ATGATCGAGAGCATCCAGAACATCACCGGCGCCCTGTTCGGCTCGCCGCTGCTGGTCGTCGGTGTGGGGGCGATCTTCCTCGCCGTCCTGCTCGGGGTGGGCTCCCTGCTGCTCGCCCCCACCGCCAACCAGGCGGCCGTCTCGAGGTCGCTGGCCGCCGTCGAGGCGCTGCAGTCCGCACCTCGGTCCATGCGACAGCAGGAGCTCGAGCAGCCGCTGCGCGTCCGCGCCCTCGACCCCGCCTTCGGGACCCTCACCCGCCTCGGCCGTCGACTGACGCCCGACGGTCAGGTGGCTCGCATCCGCAAGCGTCTCGACCTGGCGGGCAACCCGACCGGGTGGGACGTCGACCGGGTGGTGTCCCTCAAGGTGCTGCTCAGCTTCGTGCTCGGGGCCTTCACCGCGCTCGTGTGCCTGCTGGCGTCCACGTCTCCTTTCCGGGCGATCGTGGGCGTCGGGCTCGCGCTGGCGATCGGCTGGTTCGCGCCCTCCCTCATCGTCTACCAGATGGCAGCCAAGCGCTCGGAGCGCATCCAGAAGTCGCTGCCCGACGCCCTCGACCTGCTCACGATCTCTGTGGAGTCGGGGCTGGCCTTCGACGCTGCCCTGGCGCAGGTCTCCCGCAACACCGACGGCCCGCTCGCGGCGGAGTTCTTCCGCGTGCTGCAGGAGATGCAGATCGGCACAGGGCGCATGGCCGCCATGCGTGCGATGGCCGACCGCACCGACGTCGCCGACCTCAAGTCCTTCGTGGCGGCCATGGTGCAGGCAGACTCCTACGGCGTGCCCATCGCGAGCGCGCTGCGTACCCAGGCGGACGAGATGCGCGTCAAGCGGAGCCAGCGGGCCGAGGAGGCCGCACAGAAGGTGCCGGTGAAGATCCTCTTCCCGCTGATCTTCGGCATCATGCCTACGCTGTTCGTCGTCATCATCGGACCGGGCGTCATCCAGACCTTCCTGTCCTTCAGCAACCTCTGA
- the cpaB gene encoding Flp pilus assembly protein CpaB, whose amino-acid sequence MVGRVLLLIAAFFVAGLGALLVYLYADQADERALAELRPLSVYVVQQPLETGADVATAISEGLVALEDVPGAAVPDNAVGADSTVEQGTVALTTLVPGEVLVASRIGNPSQQERLPLTDGRIAVSFPFEDPNRVADFIRPGSEVAVFLTYDDPEALEEQPGGGSEDDVAPPPAAAGEDPEARRTRLLMDRAQVIAVGATTTQPVPAEGEQQPTEVVPRTILTLALTQEEAERLVLGQDQGEMYLALLAEDSEIAPSDGVNLENLFPGAAG is encoded by the coding sequence ATGGTCGGTCGTGTGCTGCTGCTCATCGCAGCCTTCTTCGTCGCCGGGCTCGGCGCACTGCTCGTGTACCTCTACGCGGACCAGGCTGACGAGCGGGCGCTGGCTGAGCTCCGACCGTTGTCGGTGTACGTGGTGCAGCAGCCGCTGGAGACCGGGGCCGACGTCGCCACGGCCATCTCCGAGGGGCTCGTCGCCCTCGAGGACGTGCCGGGTGCCGCGGTCCCGGACAACGCCGTCGGAGCGGACAGCACCGTGGAGCAGGGCACGGTCGCCCTCACCACCCTGGTGCCCGGCGAGGTGCTCGTCGCCTCCCGCATCGGCAACCCCTCGCAGCAGGAGCGGCTCCCGCTCACCGACGGACGCATCGCCGTCTCCTTCCCCTTCGAGGACCCCAACCGCGTCGCGGACTTCATCCGGCCGGGGTCCGAGGTCGCGGTCTTCCTCACCTACGACGACCCGGAGGCCCTGGAGGAGCAGCCAGGCGGCGGTTCCGAGGACGACGTCGCACCCCCCCCGGCCGCGGCCGGCGAGGACCCCGAGGCCCGACGCACGCGGCTGCTGATGGATCGGGCGCAGGTCATCGCCGTGGGCGCGACCACGACGCAGCCGGTCCCCGCCGAGGGCGAGCAGCAGCCGACCGAGGTGGTGCCGCGCACCATCCTCACCCTCGCCCTCACGCAAGAGGAGGCCGAGCGGCTCGTCCTCGGTCAGGACCAGGGCGAGATGTACCTGGCCCTGCTCGCCGAGGACTCCGAGATCGCCCCCAGCGACGGCGTCAACCTCGAGAACCTCTTTCCGGGAGCCGCAGGATGA
- a CDS encoding GAF domain-containing protein, producing the protein MGLLLHLRDTSQSTLPPLDRHLVLSLAVERFHPDDVTADVDLVVVSLEDEVAALELARSIHDGRPGTRVLVRAPGESGPRVVEDGVWVTGAGSVSTRNAVSRMLDGSDADDPRQDEAEPARGRGDERAAGDDVIDLRRQVPRGGGRDLLRQRLGGATAGLGASARAFDLRAPEPVSVEQPVEPIADDADPADGPVEVPAVPTPDQPSVRSRGRESRDDAPEALVARLLPQVDRLYGVKETATAVVEHLRDTVDVAAAAVLVPDQQRWVVAAASGHRHLEERLVLAADHWLVTEVGAAQHAVIVDDTDVARNRLSGAPLSAWAHLLAVPLVSVGGIALLARGPRGPAFTSRDVGAASAAAREANSLFASAVTLRELARRLSQFADEDALELVESSDPRP; encoded by the coding sequence GTGGGGCTCCTGCTGCACCTGCGTGACACGTCGCAGTCGACGCTGCCTCCCCTCGACCGGCACCTCGTGCTCAGCCTCGCGGTGGAGCGCTTCCACCCCGACGACGTGACCGCTGACGTCGACCTCGTCGTCGTGTCCCTCGAGGACGAGGTGGCGGCCCTCGAGCTGGCCCGCAGCATCCACGACGGCCGACCGGGGACCCGCGTGCTCGTCCGCGCACCGGGCGAGTCCGGGCCGCGCGTGGTCGAAGACGGCGTGTGGGTCACCGGGGCCGGCAGCGTCTCGACCAGGAATGCCGTCAGCAGGATGCTCGACGGCAGTGACGCGGACGATCCGAGGCAGGACGAGGCCGAGCCTGCGAGGGGCCGGGGTGACGAGCGCGCAGCCGGGGACGACGTCATCGACCTGCGCCGTCAGGTCCCGCGAGGCGGTGGTCGTGACCTCCTGCGTCAGCGCCTCGGTGGTGCGACGGCCGGCCTCGGAGCGTCGGCGCGAGCCTTCGACCTGCGGGCTCCGGAGCCGGTGTCCGTCGAGCAGCCCGTCGAACCGATCGCGGACGACGCGGACCCCGCGGACGGACCGGTGGAGGTCCCGGCGGTCCCGACCCCGGACCAGCCGTCCGTCCGGTCGCGCGGGCGTGAGAGCCGGGATGACGCACCGGAGGCCCTCGTCGCCCGGCTGCTGCCGCAGGTGGACCGTCTCTACGGCGTCAAGGAGACCGCGACCGCCGTCGTCGAGCACCTGCGGGACACCGTCGACGTGGCGGCAGCGGCGGTGCTCGTCCCCGACCAGCAACGTTGGGTGGTGGCGGCGGCGAGCGGCCACCGGCACCTCGAGGAACGGCTGGTCCTGGCCGCGGACCACTGGCTGGTCACCGAGGTGGGTGCGGCCCAGCACGCCGTGATCGTCGACGACACCGACGTGGCCCGGAACCGCTTGTCCGGTGCGCCCCTGAGCGCCTGGGCGCACCTGCTCGCCGTACCCCTGGTCTCTGTGGGCGGCATCGCGCTGCTCGCCCGGGGACCGCGAGGCCCCGCCTTCACCTCGCGCGACGTGGGAGCCGCGTCCGCCGCTGCCCGGGAAGCCAACTCGCTGTTCGCGTCGGCCGTGACGCTGCGCGAGCTGGCCCGACGGCTCAGCCAGTTCGCCGACGAGGACGCTCTCGAGCTCGTCGAGTCGAGCGACCCGCGGCCCTGA
- a CDS encoding DnaB-like helicase C-terminal domain-containing protein: MVPTGFGGLDTYLSGGMRAGELTLLGGPQGLGKTALALQLARNVASAGGSAVYFSFEHDAATMLERLVAIEAGCILGEDGVTLRRVRQAMEGGGALGSLAERLAGTPAGPQAVEAVASYGDRLFLHRALGTRTDLDEIWTVARSALAQGGTPLLVVDYLQKVHVPGEAPEDERVTRVVEGLKDLALDLGVPVLAIVAADKEGLSPGKRLRAHQLRGSSALAYEADVVLVLNNKYDVVARHHLVYDTTASQRFHAYVVLSIEKNRGGVDRVDLEMRKRFEQSRFDDELQPVAEQLVDERLFIE; this comes from the coding sequence GTGGTGCCCACGGGGTTCGGCGGGCTCGACACCTACCTGAGCGGAGGCATGCGCGCCGGCGAGCTCACGCTGCTCGGAGGCCCGCAAGGGCTCGGCAAGACGGCCCTCGCGCTGCAGCTCGCGAGGAACGTGGCCTCGGCGGGCGGGTCGGCCGTGTACTTCTCGTTCGAGCACGACGCCGCCACGATGCTCGAGCGGCTCGTCGCCATCGAGGCCGGCTGCATCCTCGGGGAGGACGGCGTCACCCTGCGGCGGGTACGGCAGGCCATGGAGGGCGGCGGGGCACTCGGGTCGCTCGCCGAGCGGCTCGCCGGGACGCCCGCGGGCCCACAGGCCGTCGAGGCGGTCGCGTCGTACGGCGACCGGCTGTTCCTGCACCGGGCGCTCGGGACGCGGACGGACCTGGACGAGATCTGGACCGTCGCGCGCTCGGCGCTCGCGCAGGGCGGGACGCCCCTGCTCGTCGTGGACTACCTGCAGAAGGTGCACGTGCCGGGTGAGGCGCCGGAGGACGAGCGTGTCACCCGCGTGGTGGAGGGCCTCAAGGACCTCGCGCTCGACCTCGGGGTGCCGGTGCTGGCCATCGTGGCCGCCGACAAGGAGGGACTGAGCCCGGGCAAGCGGCTGCGGGCGCACCAGCTGCGGGGCTCGTCGGCGCTCGCCTACGAGGCCGACGTCGTGCTCGTCCTCAACAACAAGTACGACGTGGTCGCCCGGCACCACCTCGTCTACGACACGACCGCCTCGCAGCGGTTCCACGCCTACGTCGTGCTGTCGATCGAGAAGAACCGGGGCGGCGTCGACCGGGTCGACCTCGAGATGCGTAAGCGCTTCGAGCAGTCGCGTTTCGACGACGAGCTGCAGCCGGTCGCCGAACAGCTGGTGGACGAGCGCCTCTTCATCGAGTGA